A genome region from Gopherus flavomarginatus isolate rGopFla2 chromosome 9, rGopFla2.mat.asm, whole genome shotgun sequence includes the following:
- the LOC127057539 gene encoding cytochrome P450 2W1 isoform X1, with protein MAFFMPFISDPALICLLCALLLLGAFYFSPGSKNSAFKLPPGPPPLPIIGNLHLLDIRRQDKSLLKLAEKYGPVFTLHFGSQKAVVLTGYEAVKEALVNFTDEFVDRPPIPIFEQIQHGNGVFFSNGELWRTTRRFTVSSMRNLGMGKKLIEEKILEELHLLIATIKSSRGEPFSLKSFNAAPTNITFLMLFGDRFDYKDPTFVTLLRLIDEVMVLLGSPFLHFFNFYPFLGLFLKTHKILLKKIEDVRIILRNYIQISRQDLSENSLSYIDALVFKQHKETNKKDSLFHDENIIASVLDLVMAGTETTATTLQWAILLMMKYPEIQKKVQEEIGTVVQSGSQATYEDRINMPFTNAVIHEVQRFITLLPHVPRCTSVDTHFRGYFLPKGITVIPSLTSVLLDKTQWETPHEFNPNHFLDADGKFVKKEAFLPFSTGRRNCIGESLAKMELFLFFVGLLQTFTFQPPPGITESDLDLAVPQTTFTLRPQPQLACAVLCE; from the exons atggcttttttcatGCCCTTTATTTCTGATCCTGCATTAATTTGTCTGCTGTGTGCACTGCTTTTATTaggtgcattttatttttcaccTGGCTCTAAAAACTCAGCTTTTAAACTACCTCCTGGTCCACCTCCTCTTCCGATCATTGGTAACCTGCATTTGCTGGATATTAGACGGCAAGACAAGTCACTATTgaag CTAGCAGAAAAATACGGGCCAGTGTTCACCCTCCACTTTGGGTCCCAGAAAGCTGTGGTACTGACTGGATACGAAGCCGTGAAGGAGGCACTCGTGAACTTCACAGATGAATTTGTAGACCGACCCCCCATCCCAATATTTGAACAAATCCAGCATGGAAATG GTGTATTCTTCTCTAATGGAGAGTTGTGGAGAACGACACGAAGATTCACTGTGTCAAGCATGCGTAACCTTGGAATGGGGAAAAAGCTGATAGAGGAAAAAATTCTTGAAGAGCTTCATTTACTTATTGCGACAATCAAATCTtccagag GTGAGCCATTTAGCCTCAAGTCATTTAATGCTGCTCCAACCAACATCACCTTTCTTATGCTGTTTGGGGACCGGTTTGACTACAAAGACCCAACCTTTGTCACTCTGTTAAGACTCATAGATGAAGTTATGGTTCTTCTTGGATCTCCATTCTTGCAT TTTTTTAATTTCTACCCATTCCTTGGATTATTTCTCAAAACCCACAAgattttacttaaaaaaatagaAGATGTGCGCATCATTTTAAGGAATTACATCCAGATCAGCAGACAAGATCTTAGCGAGAACTCACTGAGCTACATTGATGCATTAGTGTTCAAACAGCACAAG GAGACAAACAAGAAAGACAGCCTGTTTCATGATGAAAACATAATAGCATCTGTACTTGACCTGGTCATGGCTGGAACTGAGACAACTGCCACAACATTGCAGTGGGCCATCCTACTGATGATGAAATATCCAGAGATCCAAA AAAAGGTACAAGAGGAGATTGGGACCGTTGTCCAATCAGGAAGCCAGGCCACATATGAAGACCGGATAAACATGCCATTTACAAATGCGGTGATACATGAAGTACAGAGATTCATCACTCTGCTGCCACACGTTCCACGGTGCACATCTGTTGATACACATTTCAGAGGCTACTTCCTCCCCAAG GGAATAACCGTGATTCCTTCCCTCACCTCGGTGCTGCTGGATAAAACACAGTGGGAGACACCGCATGAGTTTAATCCCAATCATTTTCTTGATGCTGATGGGAAGTTTGTAAAGAAAGAAGCTTTCCTGCCATTCTCCACAG GGCGCAGGAATTGCATTGGAGAAAGTCTGGCCAAGATGGAGCTGTTCCTGTTCTTTGTAGGGTTGCTGCAGACCTTTACTTTCCAACCCCCACCCGGGATCACAGAATCAGACCTGGACCTTGCGGTTCCTCAGACCACTTTTACTTTAAGACCACAACCTCAGCTGGCCTGTGCTGTTCTGTGTGAATAA
- the LOC127057539 gene encoding cytochrome P450 2W1 isoform X2, whose protein sequence is MPFISDPALICLLCALLLLGAFYFSPGSKNSAFKLPPGPPPLPIIGNLHLLDIRRQDKSLLKLAEKYGPVFTLHFGSQKAVVLTGYEAVKEALVNFTDEFVDRPPIPIFEQIQHGNGVFFSNGELWRTTRRFTVSSMRNLGMGKKLIEEKILEELHLLIATIKSSRGEPFSLKSFNAAPTNITFLMLFGDRFDYKDPTFVTLLRLIDEVMVLLGSPFLHFFNFYPFLGLFLKTHKILLKKIEDVRIILRNYIQISRQDLSENSLSYIDALVFKQHKETNKKDSLFHDENIIASVLDLVMAGTETTATTLQWAILLMMKYPEIQKKVQEEIGTVVQSGSQATYEDRINMPFTNAVIHEVQRFITLLPHVPRCTSVDTHFRGYFLPKGITVIPSLTSVLLDKTQWETPHEFNPNHFLDADGKFVKKEAFLPFSTERTKQT, encoded by the exons atGCCCTTTATTTCTGATCCTGCATTAATTTGTCTGCTGTGTGCACTGCTTTTATTaggtgcattttatttttcaccTGGCTCTAAAAACTCAGCTTTTAAACTACCTCCTGGTCCACCTCCTCTTCCGATCATTGGTAACCTGCATTTGCTGGATATTAGACGGCAAGACAAGTCACTATTgaag CTAGCAGAAAAATACGGGCCAGTGTTCACCCTCCACTTTGGGTCCCAGAAAGCTGTGGTACTGACTGGATACGAAGCCGTGAAGGAGGCACTCGTGAACTTCACAGATGAATTTGTAGACCGACCCCCCATCCCAATATTTGAACAAATCCAGCATGGAAATG GTGTATTCTTCTCTAATGGAGAGTTGTGGAGAACGACACGAAGATTCACTGTGTCAAGCATGCGTAACCTTGGAATGGGGAAAAAGCTGATAGAGGAAAAAATTCTTGAAGAGCTTCATTTACTTATTGCGACAATCAAATCTtccagag GTGAGCCATTTAGCCTCAAGTCATTTAATGCTGCTCCAACCAACATCACCTTTCTTATGCTGTTTGGGGACCGGTTTGACTACAAAGACCCAACCTTTGTCACTCTGTTAAGACTCATAGATGAAGTTATGGTTCTTCTTGGATCTCCATTCTTGCAT TTTTTTAATTTCTACCCATTCCTTGGATTATTTCTCAAAACCCACAAgattttacttaaaaaaatagaAGATGTGCGCATCATTTTAAGGAATTACATCCAGATCAGCAGACAAGATCTTAGCGAGAACTCACTGAGCTACATTGATGCATTAGTGTTCAAACAGCACAAG GAGACAAACAAGAAAGACAGCCTGTTTCATGATGAAAACATAATAGCATCTGTACTTGACCTGGTCATGGCTGGAACTGAGACAACTGCCACAACATTGCAGTGGGCCATCCTACTGATGATGAAATATCCAGAGATCCAAA AAAAGGTACAAGAGGAGATTGGGACCGTTGTCCAATCAGGAAGCCAGGCCACATATGAAGACCGGATAAACATGCCATTTACAAATGCGGTGATACATGAAGTACAGAGATTCATCACTCTGCTGCCACACGTTCCACGGTGCACATCTGTTGATACACATTTCAGAGGCTACTTCCTCCCCAAG GGAATAACCGTGATTCCTTCCCTCACCTCGGTGCTGCTGGATAAAACACAGTGGGAGACACCGCATGAGTTTAATCCCAATCATTTTCTTGATGCTGATGGGAAGTTTGTAAAGAAAGAAGCTTTCCTGCCATTCTCCACAG AAAGGACCAAGCAAACCTAA